In one Armatimonadota bacterium genomic region, the following are encoded:
- a CDS encoding YggS family pyridoxal phosphate-dependent enzyme has product MSIIENNLRQVMDRIEKAAARAGRSGSDVTLVVVTKTRSIDEIRQAIECGAADIGENYVQEAEEKFSILGKAARWHMIGHLQKNKARHVVEYADLIHSVDNEALAKEIGRRAEAIGRRVDVLIEVNISGEESKFGVGPDDALKLAESITGIPGIRLCGLMGMAPLLPDPESTRPYFRKLKRIWDKLPDEQRLYLSMGMTHDFEIAVEEGSNVVRIGTAIFGPRA; this is encoded by the coding sequence ATGTCTATAATAGAAAACAATCTTCGGCAGGTAATGGACCGCATAGAAAAAGCGGCGGCAAGAGCAGGTCGAAGCGGAAGTGATGTTACTCTGGTGGTCGTGACCAAGACCCGGAGTATTGATGAGATCAGGCAGGCTATTGAGTGCGGCGCGGCGGACATAGGTGAAAACTATGTTCAAGAAGCCGAGGAAAAGTTTAGCATACTTGGCAAGGCGGCGAGGTGGCATATGATAGGCCACCTGCAAAAGAACAAGGCCCGCCATGTAGTCGAGTATGCAGACCTGATCCACAGCGTCGATAATGAGGCGCTTGCAAAAGAGATTGGTCGAAGAGCTGAAGCGATTGGGCGGAGAGTGGATGTGTTGATCGAGGTCAATATATCCGGCGAGGAGTCCAAATTTGGGGTTGGCCCGGACGATGCGCTGAAGCTGGCAGAAAGCATTACAGGAATACCCGGAATAAGGCTTTGCGGTCTGATGGGGATGGCGCCTTTATTACCTGACCCGGAAAGCACGCGGCCGTATTTTAGAAAACTGAAACGGATTTGGGATAAGCTGCCGGATGAGCAGCGGCTCTACCTCTCGATGGGAATGACGCATGACTTTGAGATTGCGGTCGAAGAAGGCTCGAATGTGGTGCGTATCGGCACCGCCATATTCGGTCCGAGAGCGTAG
- the pgeF gene encoding peptidoglycan editing factor PgeF — protein sequence MRLPNWYRVEENGVRYYRAWNLHTSRMVSHGFSTRIGGVSREPYNTLNLGLAVDDDPETVLANRRAFAGALDIDPERIVVPRQVHSNIVKVVTEADAGAGALDHATAIVDADALVTNVPNLPLALHFADCVCIYLLDPVNRAIGVVHAGWRGTVAKIVTAAVEAMNHEYGTGPGDIQAAISPSICRNCFVVGKDAAEEIFKAFPHDSRILSQSATDKWFADLKNANYILLRRAGVPGANIAISQECTSCNPEDFFSYRRDGKTGRMGGWMSLRDV from the coding sequence ATGCGGCTTCCCAACTGGTATAGAGTAGAAGAAAACGGCGTGCGATATTACCGCGCATGGAACCTGCACACATCGAGAATGGTCTCGCATGGCTTCAGCACGCGCATCGGAGGTGTCAGCAGAGAGCCATATAATACTCTTAATCTGGGTCTGGCTGTAGATGACGATCCTGAGACGGTGCTGGCCAATAGACGCGCATTTGCAGGCGCGCTAGATATCGACCCTGAGCGCATTGTAGTTCCGCGACAAGTTCACTCGAATATTGTAAAGGTTGTGACCGAAGCCGATGCAGGCGCGGGCGCTCTGGATCACGCGACAGCGATTGTGGATGCGGATGCTCTTGTCACTAATGTGCCCAATCTGCCTCTCGCGCTGCACTTTGCGGACTGCGTGTGCATATATCTGCTCGACCCAGTAAATCGAGCGATAGGGGTCGTTCATGCCGGTTGGAGAGGGACTGTCGCAAAGATTGTAACCGCTGCAGTTGAAGCTATGAATCACGAGTATGGCACTGGACCCGGCGATATCCAGGCAGCTATTTCTCCATCGATCTGCAGAAACTGCTTTGTCGTAGGCAAAGATGCGGCTGAGGAGATTTTCAAGGCGTTTCCGCACGACAGCCGCATTCTCTCTCAGTCCGCCACAGACAAGTGGTTTGCCGACCTCAAGAACGCCAATTATATACTTCTGAGGCGGGCTGGTGTACCGGGTGCGAACATAGCCATCAGCCAGGAGTGTACGTCTTGCAACCCGGAAGATTTCTTCAGTTATCGCAGAGACGGCAAAACAGGCCGCATGGGCGGCTGGATGAGCCTGAGAGACGTATGA
- a CDS encoding radical SAM protein — MDLYEMTKARLAREKGGVTIDRAAAVRFALAFPNEYRVAMASLGYQLVYRMINDLPNASCERVFLPEPADLKEYIRTRTELFTIESLSPLSEFDVLGFSISFEMDYLNVLRVLKLSNLPIKCADRDDYDPIVIAGGPCATFNPEPLADFIDAFVIGDAEDVLPAMVDVLEAGRDKPRADTLNGLASVEGVYVPALGNKAVRRIAMDLNAHPASAVIRTDEAEFGDTELVEIARGCGRKCRFCVAGHINRPQRPRDISHECNGSKVGLVGAAVFDHPDAKGICESIVESGGQFSTSSIRLETVTSELVSLMTQSGQRTLTIAPEAGSSRLRHVINKDATDEQIFSAVSSAYNAGINRVKLYFMIGLPTETNEDIISIIDLVSRLAGEFATINFQVSASSFVPKPWTPFQWHAMERENILKKRYAMLRAGISSIKGANFSGESPRLATIQGYLARGDRRMSAVLEAALESDGDYSAALRDTGIDIAEYIYRTRDFDEKLPWENNIDNRLSRDYLWNEYQKALSEDTTAQCNVGVCKMCGACT; from the coding sequence ATGGATTTGTATGAAATGACAAAGGCCAGGCTCGCACGCGAAAAGGGTGGGGTGACCATCGACAGAGCCGCAGCCGTCAGGTTTGCGCTAGCTTTCCCGAATGAGTATCGCGTGGCTATGGCTTCGCTGGGCTATCAGCTCGTTTATCGGATGATAAACGACCTGCCGAATGCCTCTTGCGAACGTGTGTTTTTGCCTGAGCCTGCCGACCTCAAAGAGTATATTAGGACCAGGACCGAGCTGTTTACAATTGAGAGCCTTTCGCCTCTATCAGAGTTCGATGTGTTAGGGTTTTCGATCTCATTTGAGATGGACTATCTCAATGTCCTGAGAGTCCTCAAGCTCTCAAATCTGCCCATAAAGTGCGCCGACCGTGATGATTATGATCCTATAGTCATTGCCGGTGGACCATGCGCTACGTTTAACCCCGAGCCTCTTGCTGATTTTATCGATGCGTTTGTGATAGGTGATGCGGAAGATGTCCTGCCCGCTATGGTCGATGTGTTGGAAGCCGGACGAGACAAGCCTCGCGCTGATACTCTTAACGGCCTGGCGTCTGTTGAGGGAGTGTATGTGCCCGCTCTGGGGAACAAGGCCGTGCGCCGGATTGCAATGGATTTGAATGCACACCCTGCTTCGGCAGTTATCCGGACTGATGAGGCTGAGTTCGGCGATACAGAACTTGTCGAGATCGCCAGGGGCTGCGGCAGGAAGTGCCGGTTTTGTGTGGCGGGTCATATCAATCGCCCGCAGCGTCCGCGTGATATCTCGCATGAATGTAATGGTTCCAAAGTCGGGCTGGTGGGTGCGGCTGTCTTCGATCACCCGGATGCAAAGGGCATCTGTGAGTCGATTGTGGAGTCAGGTGGGCAGTTCAGTACGTCCTCAATCAGGCTTGAGACTGTAACAAGCGAACTTGTATCCCTGATGACTCAATCTGGTCAGAGGACACTTACAATCGCTCCTGAGGCCGGAAGCAGCCGATTGCGCCATGTGATAAACAAAGATGCGACTGATGAGCAGATATTTTCCGCTGTCTCGTCAGCTTATAACGCGGGCATCAATCGAGTGAAGCTATACTTCATGATTGGGCTGCCTACTGAGACTAATGAAGACATCATCTCGATCATAGACCTGGTAAGTCGACTCGCAGGTGAGTTTGCGACTATCAATTTTCAAGTCTCGGCGAGCAGTTTTGTGCCTAAACCATGGACTCCGTTTCAGTGGCATGCCATGGAGCGCGAGAATATTCTCAAAAAGAGATATGCAATGCTCAGGGCAGGGATATCGTCGATCAAGGGCGCTAACTTCAGTGGGGAGAGCCCGAGGCTTGCGACAATTCAGGGATACCTTGCGCGCGGAGACAGGCGTATGAGCGCTGTGCTTGAAGCCGCTCTTGAAAGTGACGGCGACTACTCCGCCGCTCTCCGCGATACCGGTATCGACATAGCAGAGTATATCTACAGGACTCGCGATTTTGACGAGAAACTGCCCTGGGAGAACAACATAGATAACCGCCTGAGCAGGGATTATCTGTGGAATGAATACCAGAAGGCTCTGAGCGAAGATACAACTGCCCAATGTAATGTCGGTGTATGCAAGATGTGCGGCGCATGCACCTGA
- a CDS encoding SdpI family protein, translated as MENEAASGVKRVLVASAYILFVMLVITVVGWIMIPDGQRIVTHTNHMGQPDGYSSKAVGLLGLPIFALILAGILVLLARIENLSSVVTVLWVAAMTPFVVLQGLTVWTALGRKADMNAIIWGTFGLLLIVVGNYFPKLRRNRISGIRTPWTLSSELSWNKTHRIGGKLTVLYGLVILVCAFLLDSMALIHVIVGMGLPYVIFLFIYSYVIWKGDSGRSSLSM; from the coding sequence ATGGAAAACGAAGCAGCATCCGGCGTGAAGCGGGTACTCGTGGCAAGCGCCTACATTCTTTTTGTAATGCTGGTTATTACTGTGGTTGGTTGGATAATGATTCCAGATGGGCAGAGGATTGTTACACACACAAATCATATGGGCCAACCTGACGGATATTCGAGTAAAGCGGTTGGCCTCTTGGGGCTGCCTATATTTGCTTTGATCTTGGCGGGAATCCTTGTTCTACTTGCCAGGATCGAGAATCTCTCTTCAGTTGTAACAGTCTTGTGGGTTGCAGCCATGACGCCATTCGTTGTATTGCAGGGTTTGACTGTATGGACTGCCCTTGGTCGCAAGGCGGATATGAATGCGATTATATGGGGGACGTTCGGATTGCTTCTCATTGTGGTCGGCAACTATTTTCCAAAGTTGCGACGTAACCGAATATCTGGTATTCGGACGCCCTGGACTCTCTCAAGCGAGCTTTCGTGGAACAAGACACACCGCATAGGCGGTAAGCTGACTGTTCTATATGGTTTGGTGATCCTGGTATGCGCTTTTTTGCTTGATTCCATGGCTCTGATTCATGTGATTGTTGGCATGGGGCTACCTTATGTTATCTTTCTGTTTATATACTCATATGTGATCTGGAAAGGTGATTCGGGCCGCTCATCATTGTCTATGTGA
- a CDS encoding autorepressor SdpR family transcription factor produces MSNVYKALSDPTRRKILQMLRERDMTAGEIAEHFDITKPTLSRHFAILKEADLIYGDKVRTTITYHLNVSVLEDALVTLLDTFDLLKRDSKGKIEVKSDANSGGARQWKTKQHPA; encoded by the coding sequence ATGAGCAACGTATACAAAGCGCTTTCGGACCCAACAAGGAGGAAAATTTTGCAGATGCTGCGAGAGCGTGATATGACTGCAGGCGAGATAGCCGAGCACTTCGATATCACAAAACCCACGCTCTCAAGGCATTTCGCCATCCTCAAAGAAGCTGATTTGATCTATGGCGATAAAGTCCGCACGACTATAACCTACCATCTGAATGTATCTGTGCTGGAGGATGCACTGGTCACCCTGCTGGATACATTTGATCTATTGAAGCGGGATAGTAAGGGCAAAATCGAAGTCAAATCTGATGCAAACAGTGGAGGGGCAAGGCAATGGAAAACGAAGCAGCATCCGGCGTGA
- the groL gene encoding chaperonin GroEL (60 kDa chaperone family; promotes refolding of misfolded polypeptides especially under stressful conditions; forms two stacked rings of heptamers to form a barrel-shaped 14mer; ends can be capped by GroES; misfolded proteins enter the barrel where they are refolded when GroES binds), whose product MAAKELKFSEEARRAMERGINALADAVGGTLGPRGRYAMIEKKFGSPSIINDGVTIAKEIEVENRFENVGAQLVREVASKTNDVAGDGTTTATVLAQSIAHEGFMNVAAGANPMALKRGIEKAVAVAVDEIKKISIPVEDKSAITQVASISANDATIGEIVADAMEKVGKDGVITVEESKSTDTVLEWVEGMQFDKGYISPYMVTDAERMEAVYEEPMILLYEKKISAIADIVPILEKVVQMGKPLVIIAEDLEGEALATLVVNKLRGTLNVAAVKAPGFGDRRKAMMGDIAILTGGTFITEDLGIKLENVDLSMLGQAAKVHITKDKTTIVEGKGSHDAVKGRIAQIKAEIEKTDSNYDREKLQERLAKLSGGVAVVRVGAATETELKEKKARIEDALSATRAAVEEGIVPGGGTTLINLIPALDKLKVEGDEAVGVKIIRKALEEPTRRIAANAGAEGSVIVQKIKAAKPGVGYNAVTGEYEDMIKAGIVDPAKVTRTAIENASSIASLLLTTEAVITEKPEPKGAAPAMPGGGGMPGMGGMPGMGMM is encoded by the coding sequence ATGGCAGCAAAAGAACTCAAATTCAGTGAAGAAGCAAGACGCGCCATGGAGCGCGGTATTAATGCGCTTGCGGACGCCGTGGGCGGCACGCTCGGTCCTCGAGGCCGGTATGCAATGATCGAAAAGAAGTTCGGTAGTCCCAGTATTATTAATGATGGTGTCACCATCGCAAAAGAGATCGAAGTAGAAAACAGGTTCGAGAACGTGGGCGCGCAGCTCGTTCGAGAGGTCGCATCCAAGACAAATGATGTGGCCGGTGACGGAACCACTACTGCGACAGTTCTCGCTCAGTCTATAGCCCACGAAGGGTTTATGAACGTCGCGGCGGGCGCAAACCCGATGGCGCTCAAGCGTGGTATCGAGAAGGCCGTGGCGGTCGCGGTCGATGAGATCAAAAAGATCAGTATTCCGGTTGAGGATAAATCTGCGATCACACAGGTTGCAAGCATTTCAGCCAATGACGCTACTATCGGTGAGATAGTTGCTGACGCGATGGAGAAGGTCGGCAAGGACGGCGTAATCACGGTCGAGGAGTCCAAGAGCACAGATACGGTGCTTGAGTGGGTCGAGGGAATGCAGTTCGACAAGGGCTACATCTCGCCGTATATGGTCACTGATGCAGAGCGCATGGAGGCCGTCTACGAAGAGCCGATGATCCTGCTCTACGAGAAGAAGATATCAGCCATTGCTGATATCGTTCCGATCCTTGAAAAAGTGGTACAGATGGGCAAGCCGCTCGTGATCATTGCTGAGGACCTTGAGGGAGAAGCGCTGGCGACTCTGGTAGTCAACAAGCTCAGAGGCACGCTTAATGTAGCTGCGGTAAAAGCTCCGGGCTTTGGCGACAGGCGCAAGGCTATGATGGGCGATATCGCGATCCTCACCGGGGGTACTTTCATCACTGAGGACCTTGGAATTAAGCTCGAAAACGTCGATCTCTCTATGCTTGGGCAGGCTGCAAAGGTCCATATCACTAAAGATAAGACGACTATCGTTGAGGGCAAGGGCAGCCATGACGCAGTCAAGGGCCGGATCGCGCAAATTAAGGCTGAGATCGAGAAGACAGACTCCAACTATGACCGTGAGAAGCTCCAGGAGAGGCTTGCTAAGCTCTCAGGCGGTGTTGCGGTGGTGAGAGTCGGCGCTGCGACCGAGACTGAGCTGAAAGAGAAGAAAGCTCGTATCGAGGATGCGCTATCAGCGACTCGCGCGGCAGTCGAAGAGGGAATTGTCCCCGGCGGCGGCACCACACTGATTAATCTTATCCCTGCGCTTGATAAGCTCAAGGTCGAGGGCGATGAGGCTGTCGGCGTGAAGATCATCCGCAAGGCACTTGAAGAGCCGACAAGGCGCATTGCAGCCAATGCAGGCGCTGAGGGTTCGGTTATTGTTCAGAAGATAAAGGCCGCGAAGCCCGGAGTCGGCTACAATGCAGTGACAGGCGAGTATGAGGACATGATCAAGGCCGGAATCGTTGACCCTGCGAAGGTCACTCGGACAGCCATTGAGAACGCTTCCAGCATAGCCTCGCTGCTACTGACTACCGAGGCCGTGATCACCGAGAAGCCCGAACCCAAGGGCGCTGCTCCCGCAATGCCGGGCGGCGGCGGTATGCCGGGAATGGGCGGCATGCCCGGAATGGGAATGATGTAA
- the groES gene encoding co-chaperone GroES, with protein sequence MLKPLGDRIIAKALAAETVTAGGIVLPDSAKEKPQEAEVIAVGPGTQLESGKIAPMDVKVGEKIIYGKYAGTEVKVGGEEYVILRQEDVLAIMEGKK encoded by the coding sequence ATGCTTAAGCCTTTAGGGGACAGGATTATTGCAAAGGCTCTTGCCGCTGAGACTGTGACGGCGGGCGGAATCGTGCTGCCGGACAGCGCGAAAGAGAAGCCGCAGGAAGCTGAAGTTATCGCGGTGGGACCGGGAACTCAGCTCGAATCGGGCAAGATTGCGCCGATGGATGTAAAGGTCGGCGAAAAGATCATCTATGGCAAATATGCCGGGACAGAGGTCAAGGTAGGCGGCGAGGAGTACGTCATTCTCCGACAGGAAGATGTGCTGGCTATTATGGAAGGCAAGAAATAA
- the folP gene encoding dihydropteroate synthase, giving the protein MAHNARVLCPANDAEIGREIRLVGAEEAGIRHMLPKAQHYLVKLENVRCPIAHILKEAFLSAGGDAAVNKDVIVAKVTNTDMVLMGTRKQFQYVLRSLLEQGFGCKELAAEIESAIRHFDSLPIVPTSALALDAKLADMFAKIGSQTLVMGILNVTPDSFSDGGRFTDVETAVDAAVKMVEDGADIIDIGGESTRPGSDIVPADEEIRRVAPVISKLACRINVPISIDTYKSETAGAALDAGALIVNDISAGTFDSNMPLLLSEKKCAVVIQHIKGSPKNMQINPQYDDLLGEISGFLRDRVKALTEAGVDEQLIIIDPGIGFGKSVEHNLELMRRLRELKSIGRPILIGTSRKSTIGKVLGDLPPTDRVEGTAATVAISIANGADIVRVHDVREMARVARMSDAIVRK; this is encoded by the coding sequence ATGGCTCATAACGCGCGAGTTCTATGCCCGGCAAATGACGCAGAAATCGGCCGGGAGATCAGACTGGTAGGAGCAGAGGAAGCCGGTATTCGACATATGCTGCCCAAAGCGCAGCACTATCTGGTAAAACTTGAGAATGTGCGATGCCCTATCGCGCATATCCTCAAGGAAGCGTTTCTATCCGCTGGAGGAGATGCCGCCGTCAACAAAGATGTCATCGTAGCAAAAGTCACTAATACCGACATGGTCCTGATGGGCACGCGCAAACAGTTTCAATATGTGCTGCGCTCACTTCTGGAACAGGGGTTCGGGTGCAAAGAACTTGCCGCCGAGATAGAGTCTGCTATAAGGCATTTCGACTCTCTGCCGATAGTCCCCACATCTGCACTCGCATTGGACGCGAAACTCGCTGACATGTTCGCCAAGATCGGCTCTCAAACGCTGGTTATGGGGATACTCAATGTTACCCCCGATTCGTTTTCGGACGGTGGACGGTTTACAGACGTAGAGACCGCAGTAGATGCTGCAGTGAAGATGGTCGAGGACGGCGCGGATATTATCGACATCGGCGGAGAGTCCACCCGCCCCGGATCGGATATAGTGCCTGCTGATGAGGAGATCAGACGCGTTGCACCGGTGATCAGCAAACTGGCCTGCAGGATAAACGTTCCAATTTCGATAGACACATACAAGTCCGAAACAGCCGGGGCTGCGCTTGATGCAGGAGCGTTGATAGTCAACGACATCAGCGCCGGTACGTTTGACTCCAATATGCCTTTGCTGCTTTCCGAAAAGAAATGCGCAGTTGTTATCCAGCACATCAAAGGTTCGCCCAAGAACATGCAGATAAATCCGCAATATGATGATCTGCTGGGCGAGATCAGCGGCTTTCTGCGAGATAGAGTAAAAGCGCTGACCGAGGCAGGAGTAGATGAGCAACTGATCATAATCGACCCAGGGATAGGTTTCGGCAAAAGTGTTGAACATAATCTCGAACTTATGCGCAGGCTCCGCGAGCTGAAATCCATAGGCAGGCCGATATTGATAGGCACATCACGCAAGTCTACAATCGGTAAAGTGCTGGGAGACCTACCGCCTACTGACCGCGTCGAAGGCACTGCAGCAACTGTCGCTATCTCTATTGCCAATGGTGCGGATATTGTGAGGGTGCACGATGTCAGGGAGATGGCTCGGGTGGCGAGGATGTCTGATGCGATAGTGAGGAAGTGA
- a CDS encoding alpha/beta hydrolase produces MNIERIHIPAADGAYIPAVFIAPEYQSGSVVLVHGYGGCKEEILGIAWRIAEIGLRTCAIDLSGHGENLNTFGDRILDDIEAAIAYCRTFGKVAAVGHSLGGRLALISSADYAIGISPAACDSFRDQTYKVLKATRSYRVMNGSMSMLRCVLKDIPAWQPDNDKKSLVLFGSRDLPEISAFCRSLDSPKIEIENALHSDIFTMESTFCAVAEQLNDWFY; encoded by the coding sequence ATGAACATAGAAAGAATACACATACCTGCAGCGGATGGAGCATATATCCCAGCTGTTTTTATTGCACCCGAGTATCAATCGGGAAGCGTTGTGCTTGTGCATGGATATGGCGGGTGCAAGGAAGAAATACTGGGCATTGCCTGGAGGATTGCCGAGATTGGCCTTAGAACCTGTGCAATTGACCTGAGCGGGCATGGCGAGAACCTCAACACGTTCGGTGACAGGATTCTTGACGACATAGAAGCTGCGATAGCGTACTGCCGGACATTTGGAAAAGTTGCGGCTGTGGGTCATTCACTTGGCGGCAGGCTGGCGCTCATAAGCTCAGCGGATTATGCCATAGGTATCTCACCCGCTGCATGTGATTCGTTTAGAGATCAGACTTATAAAGTGCTCAAAGCTACACGCAGTTATCGTGTAATGAATGGTTCTATGAGCATGCTCAGGTGCGTTCTGAAGGATATCCCTGCATGGCAACCGGACAATGACAAAAAGAGTCTGGTGTTGTTCGGGTCAAGGGATCTGCCTGAAATTTCTGCATTCTGCCGGTCTCTGGATTCGCCTAAAATAGAGATAGAAAATGCCCTCCACAGCGATATATTTACTATGGAGTCTACGTTCTGCGCTGTGGCGGAGCAGTTGAATGATTGGTTTTACTGA
- a CDS encoding MFS transporter, with translation MSVTKKNTCSPANRWQILAAMLVILIMTPLDGTSVNVVLPIIQREFHLALSQIAWVSLIYLLFLTSFILPFGRVGDIWGFRRVFLAGALIFVLSSLMCGLAPVFHLLIIARVVQGIGACMLMSVSSGLTTAIFPANERGRALGVVGMVIAVGAIIGPSFGGFLTSIGGWRLIFFINIPIGAVGLFLCNRMLPEIRPDRTGSIDWTGAFMLVVSLGSFMLAVTQGEYWGWKSPAVLGLTAVWLMFGTMFLVMESRSHSPILDLSLFHHPVFTGANIALTMNFMSQFCMSFLVPKYLIDVMHMPIGRTGLVMMATPIAIFVLAPFSGALSDKIGTRPLAVAGELLVTLGLASLAFTVPYKNLAYVVSSLAVLGVGAGLFQSPNNSAIMGSVPRDRLGTGSAVLAAMRNLGMALGITAASVSATLGMGHFIRTHAGMTAQSLLYGIQFSFFTGTVFAFMGVLASAVRPDTKTHQTLRENG, from the coding sequence GTGTCTGTTACTAAAAAGAATACCTGCTCGCCAGCGAACCGGTGGCAAATCCTGGCTGCGATGCTGGTCATACTCATAATGACCCCTCTCGACGGCACTTCCGTAAATGTTGTTCTCCCGATTATTCAGAGAGAATTTCATCTTGCATTATCTCAGATAGCGTGGGTCTCGCTTATCTATCTCCTCTTCTTGACCAGTTTCATACTCCCGTTCGGGCGTGTTGGTGACATCTGGGGCTTTCGCAGGGTTTTTCTTGCAGGTGCTCTGATATTTGTTTTGTCGTCGCTCATGTGCGGATTGGCGCCAGTCTTTCATCTGCTCATTATTGCACGTGTGGTTCAAGGGATAGGCGCATGCATGCTCATGTCTGTCAGCTCCGGCTTGACCACGGCAATTTTTCCCGCCAATGAACGGGGGCGAGCGCTTGGAGTTGTGGGAATGGTTATCGCGGTTGGGGCTATCATTGGTCCATCATTCGGCGGTTTCCTTACCAGTATTGGCGGATGGCGACTGATATTTTTCATAAACATTCCAATAGGGGCTGTCGGGCTGTTCCTGTGCAATAGAATGTTACCGGAGATCCGGCCAGACCGGACGGGCTCAATCGACTGGACCGGAGCGTTTATGCTTGTTGTGTCTCTCGGCAGCTTTATGCTTGCAGTCACGCAGGGCGAGTACTGGGGCTGGAAGTCGCCTGCCGTATTGGGGCTGACAGCGGTCTGGCTTATGTTTGGAACCATGTTCCTTGTGATGGAATCGAGATCACACTCGCCCATACTTGATCTGAGCCTCTTTCATCACCCGGTATTTACCGGCGCGAACATCGCTCTCACAATGAATTTCATGAGCCAATTCTGCATGAGCTTTCTGGTCCCAAAGTATCTTATTGATGTAATGCATATGCCAATAGGCCGGACGGGATTGGTGATGATGGCGACTCCTATCGCAATTTTTGTCCTTGCCCCATTTAGCGGCGCGCTGTCAGATAAAATAGGCACGCGTCCTCTTGCAGTAGCAGGAGAGTTGTTGGTTACGTTGGGACTGGCAAGCCTGGCGTTCACTGTGCCTTATAAAAACCTGGCTTATGTGGTTTCATCACTTGCCGTGCTGGGAGTGGGCGCGGGACTTTTTCAGTCACCGAACAACAGTGCGATCATGGGCAGTGTCCCGCGTGACCGTCTGGGGACTGGGAGCGCCGTGTTGGCCGCCATGCGCAACCTTGGTATGGCTCTGGGCATAACCGCCGCCAGCGTTTCGGCGACACTCGGAATGGGCCATTTTATACGCACCCATGCAGGGATGACGGCTCAGTCATTGCTCTATGGTATTCAATTTTCGTTCTTTACAGGGACGGTATTTGCGTTTATGGGTGTTCTGGCAAGTGCAGTCCGGCCCGATACAAAGACACATCAGACCTTGAGAGAAAACGGATGA
- the truB gene encoding tRNA pseudouridine(55) synthase TruB, which yields MDGVVNVRKGSGPTSHDVVYDIRRIFGQKRVGHAGTLDPMATGVLVVCLGRATRIVEYLMGTPKEYIARMVLGQSTDSEDSTGGITSETDASFVTREVLETAVKSFVGEIIQVPPMVSAVKHEGQRLYKLARQGKSVEREGRKITIYSLDLLDFAPGNQAQAQIRVECSSGTYIRTLCSDIGDRLGCGAHMSALERTRVGSFTIEKSLTIDQLYTAKDEGHLGSFVSDINTALEGMPSIVVSEQGADDIQHGRMVAVGSEYKTGITVRALSDDGNLIAVCEVADLDGSRILKPRKVLSV from the coding sequence ATGGATGGAGTCGTAAACGTCCGCAAGGGCAGCGGTCCGACCTCGCACGATGTAGTTTATGACATCCGACGTATTTTCGGCCAGAAAAGGGTAGGGCACGCCGGCACACTCGACCCCATGGCGACAGGTGTGCTTGTAGTATGCCTCGGCAGGGCCACTCGCATCGTCGAATACCTCATGGGAACCCCCAAAGAATACATAGCCAGGATGGTTTTGGGGCAATCCACAGACTCAGAAGACTCCACAGGCGGCATAACTTCGGAGACTGACGCATCTTTTGTGACTCGTGAAGTTCTAGAAACTGCTGTCAAGTCATTTGTCGGAGAGATCATCCAGGTTCCGCCGATGGTCTCTGCTGTTAAACATGAAGGTCAAAGGTTATACAAACTTGCACGCCAAGGTAAGAGCGTCGAGCGTGAGGGACGTAAAATAACTATTTACTCACTTGATCTTCTAGACTTCGCCCCTGGAAACCAGGCCCAGGCTCAGATACGTGTGGAGTGTTCCAGCGGGACATATATCCGCACGCTCTGCTCGGATATAGGCGATAGACTCGGATGCGGCGCGCATATGTCCGCTCTTGAGAGAACCAGGGTCGGCAGCTTTACTATTGAGAAATCACTTACAATTGATCAACTTTATACAGCTAAAGACGAAGGACACTTGGGCAGCTTTGTCTCGGATATAAACACGGCTCTTGAGGGTATGCCGTCCATCGTGGTGTCTGAGCAGGGCGCTGATGATATTCAGCATGGCAGAATGGTTGCTGTTGGCAGCGAGTATAAGACCGGTATAACTGTTCGCGCTCTTTCAGATGATGGCAATTTGATTGCGGTTTGCGAAGTAGCTGATTTAGATGGGAGCCGGATTCTCAAGCCCAGGAAAGTGTTAAGCGTGTAA